One segment of Brassica napus cultivar Da-Ae chromosome C3, Da-Ae, whole genome shotgun sequence DNA contains the following:
- the BNAC03G27640D gene encoding uncharacterized protein BNAC03G27640D isoform X2, whose protein sequence is MGNCQAVDTTRIVIQHPNGKEEMLSCPVSASYVMKMNLGHCVALLISTTALSASPGHGGPLRLTRIKLLRPTETLVLGHVYRLITTKEVMKGLMAKKCSKSKKEGKMSEDKVEMVKAFSSNKLDNEDQLSMAADEKARERKTTKNLKIMAAFS, encoded by the exons ATGGGAAACTGTCAAGCGGTGGACACTACCAGAATCGTGATACAACACCCAAATGGTAAAGAAGAAATGCTAAGCTGTCCAGTTTCTGCTAGCTATGTGATGAAGATGAATCTTGGCCATTGTGTTGCTCTTCTCATCTCCACCACCGCTCTCTCTGCCTCTCCCGGTCATGGAGGACCTCTTCGGCTCACCAGGATTAAACTCCTCCGTCCCACAGAGACGCTTGTTCTTGGCCACGTCTACAGACTCATCACCACCAAAG AGGTTATGAAAGGCTTAATGGCGAAGAAATGTTCCAAGTCGAAGAAAGAAGGTAAGATGTCGGAAGATAAGGTAGAGATGGTGAAAGCATTTAGCTCGAACAAGCTTGACAATGAAGATCAG CTGTCTATGGCTGCAGATGAAAAAGCAAGAGAAAGAAAGACCACTAAGAATCTCAAGATCATGGCAGCCTTCTCTTAA
- the BNAC03G27640D gene encoding uncharacterized protein BNAC03G27640D isoform X1, translating to MGNCQAVDTTRIVIQHPNGKEEMLSCPVSASYVMKMNLGHCVALLISTTALSASPGHGGPLRLTRIKLLRPTETLVLGHVYRLITTKEVMKGLMAKKCSKSKKEGKMSEDKVEMVKAFSSNKLDNEDQMKKQEKERPLRISRSWQPSLKSRAEGGSS from the exons ATGGGAAACTGTCAAGCGGTGGACACTACCAGAATCGTGATACAACACCCAAATGGTAAAGAAGAAATGCTAAGCTGTCCAGTTTCTGCTAGCTATGTGATGAAGATGAATCTTGGCCATTGTGTTGCTCTTCTCATCTCCACCACCGCTCTCTCTGCCTCTCCCGGTCATGGAGGACCTCTTCGGCTCACCAGGATTAAACTCCTCCGTCCCACAGAGACGCTTGTTCTTGGCCACGTCTACAGACTCATCACCACCAAAG AGGTTATGAAAGGCTTAATGGCGAAGAAATGTTCCAAGTCGAAGAAAGAAGGTAAGATGTCGGAAGATAAGGTAGAGATGGTGAAAGCATTTAGCTCGAACAAGCTTGACAATGAAGATCAG ATGAAAAAGCAAGAGAAAGAAAGACCACTAAGAATCTCAAGATCATGGCAGCCTTCTCTTAAAAGCAGAGCGGAAGGAGGTTCAAGCTGA
- the LOC106385554 gene encoding ribosomal RNA small subunit methyltransferase G isoform X1, which produces MHCYPWKSVIRRPCVSRVLSLRHFTKHFPGAKSNTFFRTRFHSNTHADVSVSTTTSCFKSLGSTQQNQIQLYVHTLLQWNEKMNLTATKEADEVMERHIEDSLAILPPIKTCYNLQSNEQISLIDVGSGAGLPGLVLAIACPDWRVTLLESINKRCVFLEHVVAVTGLTNVKIVRGRAESCGHDVMYREKFDVAIARAVAEMRVLAEYCLPLVRIGGLFVAAKGHDPKEEVENAENAVRMLGGSILQISPVDSHSPYGQRTTVICRKDHSTPQKYPREAGTPSKLPL; this is translated from the exons atgcATTGCTATCCTTGGAAGAGTGTAATAAGGAGACCATGCGTCTCACGTGTTCTTTCTCTGAGACATTTTACCAAACACTTTCCAGGCGCAAAATCGAACACCTTTTTTCGCACTAGATTTCACTCCAACACCCACGCCGATGTCTCCGTAAGCACGACAACATCATGTTTCAAAAGCCTCGGTTCCACCCAGCAAAACCAAATCCAACTCTACGTCCATACCCTTCTTCAATGGAACGAG AAAATGAATCTTACGGCAACTAAAGAAGCTGATGAAGTCATGGAGAGGCATATTGAAGATTCTCTTGCGATATTGCCTCCTATAAAGACTTGTTACAACTTGCAGTCCAATGAACAAATCAGTTTAATTGATGTTGGAAGTGGTGCAGGCCTTCCTGGGTTGGTTCTAGCAATTGCTTGTCCAG ATTGGAGAGTTACTCTACTGGAGTCTATAAATAAGCGTTGCGTTTTCTTGGAGCACGTCGTTGCTGTCACCGGGCTTACAAATGTTAAAATCGTAAGGGGCAGAGCAGAG AGTTGTGGGCACGATGTTATGTACAGAGAGAAGTTTGATGTGGCTATTGCAAGAGCTGTCGCGGAGATGAGAGTCTTAG CTGAATATTGTCTTCCTCTGGTTCGGATTGGTGGATTGTTTGTGGCTGCTAAGGGTCATGACCCTAAG GAGGAAGTTGAAAATGCAGAAAATGCGGTTCGCATGTTGGGTGGTTCCATATTACAAATTAGTCCAG TGGATTCACATAGCCCATATGGACAACGAACAACTGTTATCTGTCGTAAAGATCATTCCACCCCACAAAAGTATCCACGTGAAGCAGGTACTCCTTCTAAATTACCTTTGTAA
- the LOC106385554 gene encoding ribosomal RNA small subunit methyltransferase G isoform X2 has translation MNLTATKEADEVMERHIEDSLAILPPIKTCYNLQSNEQISLIDVGSGAGLPGLVLAIACPDWRVTLLESINKRCVFLEHVVAVTGLTNVKIVRGRAESCGHDVMYREKFDVAIARAVAEMRVLAEYCLPLVRIGGLFVAAKGHDPKEEVENAENAVRMLGGSILQISPVDSHSPYGQRTTVICRKDHSTPQKYPREAGTPSKLPL, from the exons ATGAATCTTACGGCAACTAAAGAAGCTGATGAAGTCATGGAGAGGCATATTGAAGATTCTCTTGCGATATTGCCTCCTATAAAGACTTGTTACAACTTGCAGTCCAATGAACAAATCAGTTTAATTGATGTTGGAAGTGGTGCAGGCCTTCCTGGGTTGGTTCTAGCAATTGCTTGTCCAG ATTGGAGAGTTACTCTACTGGAGTCTATAAATAAGCGTTGCGTTTTCTTGGAGCACGTCGTTGCTGTCACCGGGCTTACAAATGTTAAAATCGTAAGGGGCAGAGCAGAG AGTTGTGGGCACGATGTTATGTACAGAGAGAAGTTTGATGTGGCTATTGCAAGAGCTGTCGCGGAGATGAGAGTCTTAG CTGAATATTGTCTTCCTCTGGTTCGGATTGGTGGATTGTTTGTGGCTGCTAAGGGTCATGACCCTAAG GAGGAAGTTGAAAATGCAGAAAATGCGGTTCGCATGTTGGGTGGTTCCATATTACAAATTAGTCCAG TGGATTCACATAGCCCATATGGACAACGAACAACTGTTATCTGTCGTAAAGATCATTCCACCCCACAAAAGTATCCACGTGAAGCAGGTACTCCTTCTAAATTACCTTTGTAA
- the LOC106386153 gene encoding protein JINGUBANG, translating to MHQSSFFLCIKTLQTLVSCSINQFKYSFIRNNMIRCHGTQEEGDWSHEDHQISISQALHQCIATLVGHTSSYISSLTLAGKRLYTGSSDGAVRLWNASTLETLAEASSNGDVITGERGDGGAVKSLVILADKLFTAHQDQKIRVWKIKDVVEEAEASNKKYMHLATMPTMSDRLAKCLMPNNQVQIRRHKKASWVHHVDAVSGLALSRDGALLYSVSWDRTLKIWRTTDFKCLESITNAHDDAINAVELSENGDIYTGSSDRKIKVWRKNLDEEKKKKKKHYLVATLSDHDSGINALALSSYNLLYSGGSDGSILVWERDHEGGHVAVAGVLRGHTESVLCLAVVSDIVCSGSADKTVRLWKCSSEDYSCLAVLEGHRGPVKCLTGAIRDSGTQSEASYHIYSGGLDSQVKVWEILEPAL from the coding sequence ATGCACCAatcttcttttttcctctgtATAAAAACTCTACAAACTTTGGTAAGTTGTTCaataaatcaattcaaatattcctTCATAAGAAACAATATGATACGGTGCCACGGAACTCAAGAAGAAGGAGATTGGTCTCATGAAGATCATCAAATATCTATTTCGCAGGCACTTCATCAATGTATCGCTACTCTTGTCGGTCACACATCCTCTTACATTTCATCTCTAACCCTTGCAGGAAAGAGACTTTACACAGGCTCCAGCGATGGAGCTGTAAGATTGTGGAATGCAAGCACGTTGGAAACATTAGCCGAAGCGTCAAGCAACGGCGATGTGATAACAGGAGAAAGAGGAGACGGAGGAGCAGTGAAGTCATTGGTAATATTGGCTGATAAACTCTTCACAGCACACCAAGATCAGAAGATACGTGTCTGGAAGATAAAAGACGTCGTTGAAGAGGCAGAAGCCAGTAATAAAAAGTACATGCATTTAGCAACGATGCCAACGATGAGTGACCGTTTGGCAAAGTGTTTGATGCCTAACAACCAAGTCCAAATAAGGAGGCACAAGAAAGCTTCTTGGGTTCACCATGTAGACGCGGTTTCGGGTTTAGCGTTATCAAGAGATGGAGCACTACTCTATTCTGTCTCATGGGACCGGACGCTCAAGATCTGGCGAACCACCGATTTTAAATGCCTAGAGTCCATTACAAACGCCCACGACGATGCAATCAATGCTGTTGAGCTGTCCGAGAATGGAGATATATACACAGGGTCTTCTGACCGGAAAATTAAAGTGTGGAGGAAGAACCTCGATgaggagaaaaagaaaaagaagaaacattATTTGGTTGCAACATTGTCAGACCATGATTCGGGTATTAACGCGTTGGCGTTAAGCAGTTACAATCTGTTGTATTCGGGTGGATCTGACGGATCAATATTGGTGTGGGAAAGAGACCACGAAGGTGGACACGTTGCTGTTGCTGGAGTGCTAAGAGGTCACACAGAGTCTGTTCTTTGCCTTGCGGTTGTTTCAGACATAGTCTGTAGTGGCTCTGCAGATAAGACAGTGAGGCTGTGGAAATGTTCTTCGGAGGATTATTCGTGCCTGGCTGTGTTGGAGGGGCACAGAGGACCAGTTAAATGCTTAACCGGAGCCATACGTGATTCCGGTACACAATCAGAGGCTTCTTATCACATTTACAGTGGAGGACTTGACTCTCAAGTTAAGGTTTGGGAGATTTTGGAACCAGCcttataa